One part of the Odontesthes bonariensis isolate fOdoBon6 chromosome 13, fOdoBon6.hap1, whole genome shotgun sequence genome encodes these proteins:
- the LOC142397151 gene encoding uncharacterized protein LOC142397151: protein MSCKNSFADISERMYYVVMDHCQGEALSNNIGKKEEKVLSWIVEICIALGTIHEKGLLHKDLTPETIFLTEFGIVCLGGFGTIRENSAFCGGEGSNANSNRPINYLAPEVFTAGTYDAKSDIWAVGCILFELCTKESAFSAETTIKLMPKIISGPCPSLPENFSPELCELLTDMLQRDAQARPTASEILKRPFVRNCLSTKIWASLLQNNSGRTPEQAGLRALADGLERIHENTTIGSLAGGVIGAVGGITSIVGLILAPFTLGASLIVTGVGVGVGAVGGITAGVSNITNMVNQSSDRNAVRTVIKEFQQKMNAVVTWLQVISDSLQTISKEENPQVDDTDTNLTGKKMAKLGGRAGKGLSGITELVRLASVVNIGRVAAQASRAVHVAEVARAVLSGLFIAVDIFFIAMDAKEIHEIKKAREAEERGPTSPRSGPEIGDTVSTCDQYALLSSSLMQEFDIPETELKRNKSEAEAQSSNKKDQIRSEIMRFVLSVREAADKLQGLLDELKIAISSIPSIQHESELGRQRMALI from the exons ATGAGTTGCAAGAACTCTTTCGCTG ATATAAGTGAGAGGATGTATTATGTGGTGATGGATCACTGTCAGGGAGAGGCCCTTTCTAACAACATaggtaaaaaggaagaaaag GTACTTAGCTGGATTGTTGAGATCTGTATTGCTCTGGGAACCATTCATGAAAAAGGTTTGCTTCATAAAGATCTGACGCCAGAG aCCATATTCCTGACAGAATTTGGAATAGTGTGCTTGGGCGGATTCGGAACTATCCGTGAAAA CTCTGCATTTTGTGGTGGTGAGGGGTCAAACGCGAATTCAAATCGGCCAATAAATTACTTGGCACCTGAAGTCTTCACAGCGGGGACATACGATGCAAAAAG TGATATCTGGGCGGTGGGATGCATACTCTTTGAGCTCTGTACCAAAGAGTCAGCG TTCTCCGCAGAGACTACAATCAAGCTCATGCCAAAGATAATTAGTGGTCCTTGCCCATCTCTCCCAGAGAACTTCTCACCAGAGCTTTGTGAGCTGTTGACCGATATGCTGCAAAGAGATGCTCAAGCAAGACCAACAGCCAGTGAGATCCTGAAACGTCCATTTGTTCGAAACTGTCTCTCAACAAAG ATCTGGGCCTCTCTGC tccaaAACAACAGTGGACGAACTCCAGAACAAGCTGGACTGAGGGCTCTGGCTGATGGTTTGGAACGTATTCATGAGAACACCACCATCGGAAGTCTGGCAGGAGGAGTGATTGGAGCAGTGGGAGGGATTACATCCATTGTGGGGCTTATATTGGCTCCTTTCACTTTGGGAGCCTCTCTCATTGTCACTGGTGTCGGTGTGGGAGTGGGTGCAGTTGGTGGAATCACTGCTGGTGTCTCAAACATCACAAATATGGTCAACCAGTCATCTGATCGCAATGCTGTTCGCACTGTCATTAAAGAGTTTCAACAGAAAATGAATGCAGTTGTCACCTGGCTCCAGGTGATTAGCGACAGCTTACAAACCATCAGCAAAGAAGAAAATCCACAAGTTGATGACACTGATACCAACTTAACAGGGAAAAAAATGGCAAAGCTTGGCGGTCGGGCAGGAAAAGGTCTAAGTGGCATTACTGAACTTGTCAGACTTGCTAGCGTTGTGAACATTGGCAGAGTTGCTGCACAAGCATCCAGGGCAGTGCATGTTGCAGAGGTGGCAAGAGCTGTACTTTCTGGTTTATTCATAGCAGTAGATATCTTCTTCATTGCCATGGATGCAAAAGAGATTCATGAAATTAAGAAAGCAAGGGAAGCAGAGGAGAGAGGTCCAACCTCTCCCAGGTCAGGGCCTGAAATTGGTGACACTGTGTCAACCTGTGACCAATATGCCCTACTGTCCAGCTCACTGATGCAGGAGTTTGACATTCCTGAAACTGAACTCAAGCGCAACAAATCAGAGGCAGAGGCCCAgtcttcaaataaaaaagatcaaatcaGATCTGAGATCATGAGATTTGTCCTATCAGTGAGGGAGGCAGCAGACAAACTGCAAGGATTGTTGGATGAGCTAAAAATTGCAATCTCATCCATCCCCTCAATTCAACATGAAAGTGAGCTAGGGCGGCAGAGAATGGCTCTAATATAA